The Falco peregrinus isolate bFalPer1 chromosome 9, bFalPer1.pri, whole genome shotgun sequence genome includes a window with the following:
- the STX3 gene encoding syntaxin-3 isoform X6 codes for MKDRLEQLKAKQDADDDTDELEIAVDNTAFMDEFFAEIEETRQNIDKISENVEEAKKLYSIILSAPIPEQKTKDDLEQLTAEIKKMANSVRNKLKSMERNIEQDEARSSADLRIRKSQHSVLSRKFVDVMTKYNEAQVDFRERSKGRIQRQLEITGKNTTDEELEEMLESGNPSIFTSGIMDSQISKQALSEIEGRHKDIVRLESSIKELHDMFVDIAMLVENQGAMIDRIENNMDQSVGFVERAVADTKKAVKYQSEARRKKIMIMICCIILVIILAASIGSIFA; via the exons ATGAAGGACCGGCTGGAGCAGCTCAAGGCG AAGCAGGATGCAGACGATGACACCGATGAGCTGGAGATCGCTGTCGACAACACGGCGTTCATGGATGAGTTCTTCGCAGAG ATTGAGGAGACCCGGCAAAACATTGATAAGATCTCGGAGAACGTGGAGGAAGCCAAAAAGCTCTACAGCATCATCCTCTCAGCCCCCATCCCTGAGCAGA AGACCAAAGACGACCTGGAGCAGCTGACGGCAGAGATCAAGAAAATGGCCAACAGCGTCCGCAACAAGCTGAAGA GCATGGAGAGGAACATCGAGCAGGATGAGGCACGCTCCTCCGCTGACCTCCGGATACGCAAGTCCCAG cactcGGTCCTGTCCCGCAAGTTCGTTGATGTCATGACCAAGTACAACGAGGCGCAGGTTGACTTCCGGGAGCGCAGCAAGGGCCGGATCCAGCGCCAGCTTGAGATCA CCGGCAAGAACACGACTGatgaggagctggaggagatgCTGGAGAGCGGGAACCCCTCCATCTTCACCTCGGGG ATCATGGACTCGCAGATCTCGAAGCAGGCGCTGAGCGAGATCGAGGGGCGGCACAAGGACATCGTGCggctggagagcagcatcaAGGAGCTCCATGACATGTTCGTTGACATCGCCATGCTGGTGGAGAACCAG GGAGCCATGATCGACCGCATAGAGAACAACATGGACCAGTCCGTCGGCTTCGTGGAGCGGGCCGTGGCTGACACCAAAAAGGCTGTGAAGTACCAAAGTGAGGCCAGGAGG
- the STX3 gene encoding syntaxin-3 isoform X4, with translation MKDRLEQLKAKQDADDDTDELEIAVDNTAFMDEFFAEIEETRQNIDKISENVEEAKKLYSIILSAPIPEQKTKDDLEQLTAEIKKMANSVRNKLKSMERNIEQDEARSSADLRIRKSQHSVLSRKFVDVMTKYNEAQVDFRERSKGRIQRQLEITGKNTTDEELEEMLESGNPSIFTSGIMDSQISKQALSEIEGRHKDIVRLESSIKELHDMFVDIAMLVENQGAMIDRIENNMDQSVGFVERAVADTKKAVKYQSEARRKMLILAVIVLLLLGIVALIIGLSVGLNNSP, from the exons ATGAAGGACCGGCTGGAGCAGCTCAAGGCG AAGCAGGATGCAGACGATGACACCGATGAGCTGGAGATCGCTGTCGACAACACGGCGTTCATGGATGAGTTCTTCGCAGAG ATTGAGGAGACCCGGCAAAACATTGATAAGATCTCGGAGAACGTGGAGGAAGCCAAAAAGCTCTACAGCATCATCCTCTCAGCCCCCATCCCTGAGCAGA AGACCAAAGACGACCTGGAGCAGCTGACGGCAGAGATCAAGAAAATGGCCAACAGCGTCCGCAACAAGCTGAAGA GCATGGAGAGGAACATCGAGCAGGATGAGGCACGCTCCTCCGCTGACCTCCGGATACGCAAGTCCCAG cactcGGTCCTGTCCCGCAAGTTCGTTGATGTCATGACCAAGTACAACGAGGCGCAGGTTGACTTCCGGGAGCGCAGCAAGGGCCGGATCCAGCGCCAGCTTGAGATCA CCGGCAAGAACACGACTGatgaggagctggaggagatgCTGGAGAGCGGGAACCCCTCCATCTTCACCTCGGGG ATCATGGACTCGCAGATCTCGAAGCAGGCGCTGAGCGAGATCGAGGGGCGGCACAAGGACATCGTGCggctggagagcagcatcaAGGAGCTCCATGACATGTTCGTTGACATCGCCATGCTGGTGGAGAACCAG GGAGCCATGATCGACCGCATAGAGAACAACATGGACCAGTCCGTCGGCTTCGTGGAGCGGGCCGTGGCTGACACCAAAAAGGCTGTGAAGTACCAAAGTGAGGCCAGGAGG AAGATGCTGATTTTGGCAGTGATAGTGCTGCTCTTGCTGGGGATAGTTGCCCTCATCATCGGACTTTCTGTGGGGCTAAACAATAGCCCCTGA
- the STX3 gene encoding syntaxin-3 isoform X3, whose translation MKDRLEQLKAKQDADDDTDELEIAVDNTAFMDEFFAEIEETRQNIDKISENVEEAKKLYSIILSAPIPEQKTKDDLEQLTAEIKKMANSVRNKLKSMERNIEQDEARSSADLRIRKSQHSVLSRKFVDVMTKYNEAQVDFRERSKGRIQRQLEITGKNTTDEELEEMLESGNPSIFTSGIMDSQISKQALSEIEGRHKDIVRLESSIKELHDMFVDIAMLVENQGGLLDNVEQHVMHTAEHVEQANQQTKKALHYQGQARKKMLILAVIVLLLLGIVALIIGLSVGLNNSP comes from the exons ATGAAGGACCGGCTGGAGCAGCTCAAGGCG AAGCAGGATGCAGACGATGACACCGATGAGCTGGAGATCGCTGTCGACAACACGGCGTTCATGGATGAGTTCTTCGCAGAG ATTGAGGAGACCCGGCAAAACATTGATAAGATCTCGGAGAACGTGGAGGAAGCCAAAAAGCTCTACAGCATCATCCTCTCAGCCCCCATCCCTGAGCAGA AGACCAAAGACGACCTGGAGCAGCTGACGGCAGAGATCAAGAAAATGGCCAACAGCGTCCGCAACAAGCTGAAGA GCATGGAGAGGAACATCGAGCAGGATGAGGCACGCTCCTCCGCTGACCTCCGGATACGCAAGTCCCAG cactcGGTCCTGTCCCGCAAGTTCGTTGATGTCATGACCAAGTACAACGAGGCGCAGGTTGACTTCCGGGAGCGCAGCAAGGGCCGGATCCAGCGCCAGCTTGAGATCA CCGGCAAGAACACGACTGatgaggagctggaggagatgCTGGAGAGCGGGAACCCCTCCATCTTCACCTCGGGG ATCATGGACTCGCAGATCTCGAAGCAGGCGCTGAGCGAGATCGAGGGGCGGCACAAGGACATCGTGCggctggagagcagcatcaAGGAGCTCCATGACATGTTCGTTGACATCGCCATGCTGGTGGAGAACCAG GGTGGGCTGCTGGATAACGTGGAGCAGCACGTGATGCACACGGCTGAGCACGTGGAGCAGGCAAACCAGCAGACCAAGAAGGCGCTCCATTACCAGGGCCAGGCGCGcaag AAGATGCTGATTTTGGCAGTGATAGTGCTGCTCTTGCTGGGGATAGTTGCCCTCATCATCGGACTTTCTGTGGGGCTAAACAATAGCCCCTGA
- the STX3 gene encoding syntaxin-3 isoform X7: protein MKDRLEQLKAKQDADDDTDELEIAVDNTAFMDEFFAEIEETRQNIDKISENVEEAKKLYSIILSAPIPEQKTKDDLEQLTAEIKKMANSVRNKLKSMERNIEQDEARSSADLRIRKSQHSVLSRKFVDVMTKYNEAQVDFRERSKGRIQRQLEITGKNTTDEELEEMLESGNPSIFTSGIMDSQISKQALSEIEGRHKDIVRLESSIKELHDMFVDIAMLVENQGGLLDNVEQHVMHTAEHVEQANQQTKKALHYQGQARKKKIMIMICCIILVIILAASIGSIFA from the exons ATGAAGGACCGGCTGGAGCAGCTCAAGGCG AAGCAGGATGCAGACGATGACACCGATGAGCTGGAGATCGCTGTCGACAACACGGCGTTCATGGATGAGTTCTTCGCAGAG ATTGAGGAGACCCGGCAAAACATTGATAAGATCTCGGAGAACGTGGAGGAAGCCAAAAAGCTCTACAGCATCATCCTCTCAGCCCCCATCCCTGAGCAGA AGACCAAAGACGACCTGGAGCAGCTGACGGCAGAGATCAAGAAAATGGCCAACAGCGTCCGCAACAAGCTGAAGA GCATGGAGAGGAACATCGAGCAGGATGAGGCACGCTCCTCCGCTGACCTCCGGATACGCAAGTCCCAG cactcGGTCCTGTCCCGCAAGTTCGTTGATGTCATGACCAAGTACAACGAGGCGCAGGTTGACTTCCGGGAGCGCAGCAAGGGCCGGATCCAGCGCCAGCTTGAGATCA CCGGCAAGAACACGACTGatgaggagctggaggagatgCTGGAGAGCGGGAACCCCTCCATCTTCACCTCGGGG ATCATGGACTCGCAGATCTCGAAGCAGGCGCTGAGCGAGATCGAGGGGCGGCACAAGGACATCGTGCggctggagagcagcatcaAGGAGCTCCATGACATGTTCGTTGACATCGCCATGCTGGTGGAGAACCAG GGTGGGCTGCTGGATAACGTGGAGCAGCACGTGATGCACACGGCTGAGCACGTGGAGCAGGCAAACCAGCAGACCAAGAAGGCGCTCCATTACCAGGGCCAGGCGCGcaag
- the STX3 gene encoding syntaxin-3 isoform X5 translates to MKDRLEQLKAKQDADDDTDELEIAVDNTAFMDEFFAEIEETRQNIDKISENVEEAKKLYSIILSAPIPEQKTKDDLEQLTAEIKKMANSVRNKLKSMERNIEQDEARSSADLRIRKSQHSVLSRKFVDVMTKYNEAQVDFRERSKGRIQRQLEITGKNTTDEELEEMLESGNPSIFTSGIMDSQISKQALSEIEGRHKDIVRLESSIKELHDMFVDIAMLVENQGGLLDNVEQHVMHTAEHVEQANQQTKKALHYQGQARKMLILAVIVLLLLGIVALIIGLSVGLNNSP, encoded by the exons ATGAAGGACCGGCTGGAGCAGCTCAAGGCG AAGCAGGATGCAGACGATGACACCGATGAGCTGGAGATCGCTGTCGACAACACGGCGTTCATGGATGAGTTCTTCGCAGAG ATTGAGGAGACCCGGCAAAACATTGATAAGATCTCGGAGAACGTGGAGGAAGCCAAAAAGCTCTACAGCATCATCCTCTCAGCCCCCATCCCTGAGCAGA AGACCAAAGACGACCTGGAGCAGCTGACGGCAGAGATCAAGAAAATGGCCAACAGCGTCCGCAACAAGCTGAAGA GCATGGAGAGGAACATCGAGCAGGATGAGGCACGCTCCTCCGCTGACCTCCGGATACGCAAGTCCCAG cactcGGTCCTGTCCCGCAAGTTCGTTGATGTCATGACCAAGTACAACGAGGCGCAGGTTGACTTCCGGGAGCGCAGCAAGGGCCGGATCCAGCGCCAGCTTGAGATCA CCGGCAAGAACACGACTGatgaggagctggaggagatgCTGGAGAGCGGGAACCCCTCCATCTTCACCTCGGGG ATCATGGACTCGCAGATCTCGAAGCAGGCGCTGAGCGAGATCGAGGGGCGGCACAAGGACATCGTGCggctggagagcagcatcaAGGAGCTCCATGACATGTTCGTTGACATCGCCATGCTGGTGGAGAACCAG GGTGGGCTGCTGGATAACGTGGAGCAGCACGTGATGCACACGGCTGAGCACGTGGAGCAGGCAAACCAGCAGACCAAGAAGGCGCTCCATTACCAGGGCCAGGCGCGcaag ATGCTGATTTTGGCAGTGATAGTGCTGCTCTTGCTGGGGATAGTTGCCCTCATCATCGGACTTTCTGTGGGGCTAAACAATAGCCCCTGA